One segment of Microcoleus sp. bin38.metabat.b11b12b14.051 DNA contains the following:
- a CDS encoding MDR family MFS transporter codes for MGTILGAFMAVLDIQITNASLKDIQAALGATLEEGSWISTAYLVAEIVVIPITGWLSQVFSVRRYILVNAAFFVFFSMCCAWAWNLNSMIVFRALQGLSGGILIPMAFTFLLTNLPPKKQPIGMAMFALTATFAPSIGPTLGGWLTENYGWQYVFYLNLVPGLLLLAAVWYAVAPAPMRLELLKGGDWWGIASMAIGLGSLQVVLEEGSRKDWFSSDFIVRLSIVAAIFLGAFFWIELTRKKPFINLRLLTRRNFGLATIVNVSLGVGLYGSVFILPLYLGQIQQYNAMQIGEVIMWAGVPQLFIVPMVPKLMQRIDMRLLIAIGVSLFAVSCFMNASMTHETGIDQLRWSQLIRAMGQPLIMVPLSTIATAGMEKHEAGSASGLFNMMRNMGGSMGIAALATLVTQREQFHSNRLGESVSLYNPATQERLNQMTQYFVSRGADLSVAKEQAIKAIDGLVRREAYVMAFNDCFYFVGIALLLSGIAILGFQKVKPGAGGGGAH; via the coding sequence ATGGGAACAATCCTCGGCGCTTTCATGGCAGTTTTAGACATCCAAATCACCAACGCATCTCTCAAAGATATCCAAGCCGCTTTAGGCGCAACCTTAGAAGAAGGTTCTTGGATTTCCACCGCCTATCTAGTCGCAGAAATAGTAGTAATTCCGATTACCGGCTGGCTGTCGCAGGTGTTCTCAGTCCGCCGCTACATCTTGGTAAATGCGGCTTTTTTTGTATTCTTTTCCATGTGCTGCGCTTGGGCGTGGAATTTGAATTCAATGATTGTATTTAGGGCTTTACAGGGATTGAGTGGCGGAATTTTAATCCCGATGGCTTTTACATTTTTGCTAACAAACTTGCCGCCCAAAAAGCAGCCGATTGGTATGGCAATGTTTGCACTGACAGCTACTTTTGCACCATCCATCGGGCCGACACTGGGAGGTTGGCTGACTGAAAATTACGGATGGCAATATGTCTTTTATTTGAACTTGGTTCCGGGGCTGCTGCTGCTAGCTGCTGTGTGGTACGCTGTCGCCCCTGCACCGATGCGGCTAGAATTGCTGAAAGGGGGCGACTGGTGGGGAATTGCCTCAATGGCGATCGGCTTGGGTTCCCTGCAAGTTGTGTTAGAAGAAGGCAGCCGCAAAGACTGGTTTAGTTCAGATTTTATTGTACGTTTAAGCATAGTTGCTGCGATATTTCTCGGTGCTTTTTTCTGGATAGAACTAACTCGGAAAAAACCGTTTATCAACTTGCGATTGCTGACTCGCCGCAATTTCGGGTTAGCAACTATTGTCAATGTTTCGTTAGGTGTAGGATTGTACGGTTCGGTGTTCATTCTGCCCCTGTATTTAGGTCAGATCCAGCAGTACAATGCCATGCAAATTGGCGAGGTGATTATGTGGGCTGGCGTACCGCAGTTATTCATCGTGCCGATGGTGCCGAAATTGATGCAGCGAATCGATATGCGGCTGCTAATTGCGATCGGTGTGAGTTTGTTTGCGGTAAGCTGTTTTATGAATGCTAGCATGACTCATGAGACAGGTATCGATCAGTTGCGTTGGTCGCAATTAATTAGGGCAATGGGACAGCCTTTAATTATGGTGCCACTATCAACTATTGCCACTGCTGGTATGGAGAAACACGAGGCTGGTTCTGCTTCTGGTTTGTTTAATATGATGCGAAATATGGGAGGTTCGATGGGGATTGCGGCGCTAGCAACTTTGGTGACGCAGCGCGAGCAATTCCACTCGAATCGATTAGGAGAATCTGTGTCTTTGTACAATCCGGCTACGCAGGAAAGACTTAATCAAATGACTCAGTATTTTGTGAGTCGCGGTGCTGATTTGAGTGTGGCGAAAGAACAGGCAATTAAAGCGATTGATGGTTTGGTTCGTCGGGAAGCTTATGTGATGGCTTTTAATGATTGTTTTTATTTTGTGGGAATTGCTTTGTTGTTAAGCGGGATTGCTATTTTGGGTTTTCAAAAGGTGAAACCTGGTGCTGGTGGTGGTGGAGCTCATTGA
- a CDS encoding MFS transporter yields the protein MNLVAKIKNIKLPPALRSQNYRLFFAGQGISLIGSWMTQVATVWLVYNLSDSPWMLGVVGFTSQIPTLILLPFAGVLIDRWNRHRVIIATQILAMVQSLALAFLALTGAVNIWQLLVLSFLQGAINAFDAPARQAFVPELVEKKEDLANAIALNASMFNGARLIGPAIAGLLIATVGPSYCFLIDGLSYIAVIAGLLAMKLKPRKIAVTNSKPIQRLKEGFVYAFGFPPIRAILLLLALVSFAGMSHTVLVPIFATKILHGGPQTLGFLMAASGVGAFAGAIYLIGRKSVVGIGKLIAISPAIMGFGLIGFGLSRVLWLSLIMMLFVGLGFILQFAAGNTFLQTIVEDDKRGRVMSIYTMAFFGITPFGNLVAGGLANYIGAPNTVVIGGIICMIASGCFTKQLPTLKNLVTPIYQKMGLIS from the coding sequence ATGAATCTTGTAGCAAAAATCAAAAACATAAAACTTCCTCCAGCACTGCGATCGCAAAACTACCGCCTGTTTTTTGCAGGACAAGGCATCTCCTTAATAGGCAGTTGGATGACCCAAGTCGCTACAGTGTGGCTGGTCTACAATTTAAGCGATTCACCTTGGATGCTAGGCGTAGTCGGATTCACCAGTCAAATCCCCACATTAATCTTACTGCCTTTTGCCGGAGTTTTAATCGATCGCTGGAACCGGCACCGAGTGATAATTGCCACTCAAATATTAGCGATGGTTCAATCCTTAGCCCTCGCATTTTTAGCGCTAACAGGAGCCGTCAACATTTGGCAGCTTTTGGTACTGAGTTTCTTGCAAGGGGCAATTAACGCCTTTGACGCCCCCGCACGACAAGCATTTGTCCCCGAGCTCGTAGAAAAGAAAGAAGACTTAGCAAATGCGATCGCCCTCAACGCTTCCATGTTCAACGGAGCCCGACTAATCGGCCCAGCAATTGCAGGTTTGCTGATAGCTACAGTCGGGCCGAGTTATTGTTTTCTCATTGACGGACTCAGCTACATCGCTGTCATTGCAGGCTTATTAGCAATGAAACTCAAGCCGAGAAAAATTGCAGTAACTAATAGCAAACCCATACAAAGATTAAAAGAAGGATTCGTTTATGCCTTCGGATTCCCCCCGATTCGAGCAATCTTACTACTATTAGCATTAGTCAGCTTCGCCGGAATGTCCCACACAGTATTAGTCCCAATTTTTGCCACCAAAATCCTGCACGGCGGCCCGCAAACCCTCGGCTTTTTGATGGCCGCTTCTGGAGTCGGAGCATTTGCAGGCGCAATTTATTTGATTGGACGCAAAAGTGTCGTTGGCATCGGTAAATTAATTGCTATTTCCCCCGCAATCATGGGATTTGGACTGATAGGTTTTGGTTTATCCCGCGTCTTGTGGTTGTCATTAATCATGATGTTATTCGTGGGGTTAGGTTTCATCTTGCAATTTGCAGCAGGAAACACATTTTTGCAAACAATAGTTGAAGACGACAAAAGAGGAAGAGTGATGAGCATCTACACAATGGCATTTTTTGGAATCACACCATTTGGCAACTTAGTTGCAGGTGGATTAGCAAATTATATCGGTGCTCCCAATACAGTCGTAATTGGAGGTATAATTTGTATGATAGCTTCAGGATGTTTCACAAAACAATTGCCAACTTTAAAAAACTTAGTCACACCAATTTATCAAAAAATGGGCTTAATTTCGTAA